The following are from one region of the Streptomyces tuirus genome:
- a CDS encoding NAD(P)-dependent malic enzyme: MAAEIVNPRSESKTGDTEHEGSAEPLDSFDPAFALHRGGKMAVQATVPVRDKDDLSLAYTPGVAKVCSAIAEQPELVHDYTWKSSVVAVVTDGTAVLGLGDIGPEASLPVMEGKAILFKQFGGVDAVPIALACTDVDEIVETVVRLAPSFGGVNLEDISAPRCFEVERRLQERLDIPVFHDDQHGTAVVTLAALRNAARLSGRALGELRAVISGAGAAGVAIAKMLVEAGIGDVAVADRKGVVSADRDDLTPVKQGLAGFTNKAGITGSLETALEGADVFIGVSGGTVAESAVATMAKGAFVFAMANPNPEVHPEVAHKYAAVVATGRSDFPNQINNVLAFPGIFAGALQVRASRITEGMKLAAAEALAAVVGDDLAADYVIPSPFDERVAPAVTAAVAAAARAEGVARR; this comes from the coding sequence GTGGCAGCGGAGATCGTCAATCCTCGCAGCGAGAGCAAGACCGGTGATACGGAGCACGAGGGCAGTGCGGAGCCCCTCGACTCCTTCGACCCGGCGTTCGCGTTGCACCGCGGCGGCAAGATGGCTGTGCAGGCCACCGTGCCGGTCCGTGACAAGGACGACCTGTCCCTGGCGTACACGCCCGGCGTCGCGAAGGTGTGCAGCGCGATCGCGGAGCAGCCGGAGCTCGTGCACGACTACACGTGGAAGTCGTCGGTCGTGGCCGTCGTGACGGACGGTACGGCCGTGCTGGGCCTCGGTGACATCGGGCCCGAGGCCTCCCTCCCGGTGATGGAGGGCAAGGCGATTCTTTTCAAGCAGTTCGGTGGCGTGGACGCGGTCCCGATCGCCCTGGCCTGCACGGACGTCGACGAGATCGTCGAGACCGTGGTGCGGCTCGCGCCGTCGTTCGGCGGCGTCAATCTGGAGGACATCTCGGCACCCCGGTGCTTCGAGGTCGAGCGCAGGCTCCAGGAGCGGCTGGACATCCCGGTCTTCCACGACGACCAGCACGGAACGGCCGTGGTGACGCTGGCCGCCCTGCGGAACGCCGCGCGGCTGAGCGGGCGGGCGCTGGGGGAGCTGCGGGCCGTCATCTCCGGCGCCGGTGCGGCGGGTGTCGCCATCGCCAAGATGCTGGTCGAGGCCGGGATCGGGGATGTCGCGGTGGCCGACCGCAAGGGTGTCGTGTCGGCGGACCGGGACGACCTCACGCCGGTGAAGCAGGGGCTGGCCGGGTTCACGAACAAGGCCGGGATCACCGGGTCGCTGGAAACGGCGCTGGAGGGGGCCGATGTGTTCATCGGCGTCTCCGGTGGCACGGTCGCGGAGTCCGCGGTGGCGACGATGGCCAAGGGTGCGTTCGTCTTCGCCATGGCGAACCCGAACCCCGAGGTGCATCCCGAGGTCGCGCACAAGTACGCGGCGGTCGTCGCGACCGGGCGGTCGGACTTCCCCAACCAGATCAACAACGTGCTGGCGTTCCCCGGGATCTTCGCGGGGGCGCTGCAGGTGCGGGCCTCCCGGATCACCGAGGGGATGAAGCTGGCCGCCGCGGAGGCGCTGGCCGCTGTGGTCGGGGACGATCTCGCCGCCGACTACGTCATTCCGTCGCCGTTCGACGAGCGGGTCGCGCCGGCGGTCACGGCCGCGGTGGCCGCGGCTGCTCGGGCCGAGGGTGTGGCGCGGCGCTGA
- a CDS encoding zinc-binding dehydrogenase — MFAVYAARIDRDQPLSGLELGERPAPEARPGWSTVTVKAASLNHHDLWSLRGVGLAEDKLPMILGCDAAGIDEDGNEVVLHSVIGQSGHGVGPKEPRSILTERYQGTFAERVAVPTWNILPKPKELSFEEAACLPTAWLTAYRMLFTNAGVRPGDSVLVQGAGGGVATAAIVLGKAAGLRVFATSRDEAKRKRALELGAVEALESGARLPQRVDAVIETVGAATWSHSVKSLKPGGSLVISGATSGDRPSHAELTRIFFLELKVVGSTMGTKDELEDLLAFCAATGVRPVIDEVMPMDRAREGFERLASGEQFGKIVLTNP; from the coding sequence ATGTTCGCTGTCTACGCCGCCCGAATCGACCGCGACCAGCCGCTGTCCGGCCTGGAGTTGGGAGAGCGTCCCGCTCCCGAGGCCCGTCCCGGCTGGAGTACCGTCACGGTCAAGGCCGCCTCCCTCAACCACCACGACCTCTGGTCCCTGCGTGGCGTGGGCCTCGCAGAGGACAAGCTGCCGATGATCCTCGGCTGTGACGCCGCCGGCATCGACGAGGACGGCAATGAAGTCGTCCTGCACTCGGTGATCGGACAGAGCGGGCACGGGGTCGGCCCGAAGGAACCCCGGTCCATCCTCACCGAGCGCTACCAGGGCACCTTCGCCGAGCGCGTTGCCGTGCCGACCTGGAACATTCTGCCCAAGCCGAAGGAGCTCTCCTTCGAGGAAGCGGCTTGTCTGCCGACGGCGTGGCTGACCGCTTATCGGATGCTGTTCACCAACGCGGGAGTACGGCCCGGGGACTCCGTGCTGGTGCAGGGTGCCGGTGGTGGTGTCGCCACGGCGGCGATCGTGCTGGGGAAGGCCGCGGGGCTCCGGGTCTTCGCCACCAGCCGGGATGAGGCCAAGCGGAAGCGGGCCCTGGAGCTCGGGGCCGTGGAGGCGCTGGAGTCCGGGGCGCGGCTGCCGCAGCGGGTCGACGCCGTGATCGAGACCGTCGGGGCCGCGACGTGGTCGCATTCGGTGAAGTCGCTGAAGCCCGGCGGCTCTCTGGTCATCTCCGGGGCCACAAGCGGCGACCGGCCCTCGCATGCCGAACTGACCCGGATCTTCTTCCTCGAACTCAAGGTCGTGGGATCCACGATGGGCACCAAGGACGAGCTGGAGGACCTGCTCGCGTTCTGTGCCGCCACCGGGGTGCGGCCCGTCATCGACGAGGTCATGCCGATGGACCGGGCGCGAGAGGGCTTCGAACGGCTGGCTTCGGGTGAGCAGTTCGGGAAGATCGTGCTGACCAATCCTTGA
- a CDS encoding HTH domain-containing protein — protein sequence MTEATDLAERAGDRDPRVGLRAVAALRRLLEQLEAVQVRNARNQGWSWQEIATELGVSRQAVHKKYGRH from the coding sequence ATGACCGAAGCGACCGATCTGGCCGAGCGTGCGGGTGACCGTGATCCACGGGTCGGCCTACGGGCCGTCGCCGCGCTGCGTCGGCTGCTGGAGCAGTTGGAAGCCGTACAGGTGCGCAATGCGCGCAACCAAGGCTGGTCGTGGCAGGAGATCGCCACCGAACTCGGTGTGAGCAGGCAGGCCGTGCACAAGAAGTACGGGAGGCATTGA
- a CDS encoding Clp protease N-terminal domain-containing protein, translating into MFERFTKDARDVVKGAYAYVEGSGEGGQCVGPEHLLLALLDREGSRGSFALVALGLDGRRESVREALREARRRAGLTQAETDALAGLGIDVEEIVARVEEAHGVGALAGDRKGRRRWSGRTSFGRGAKEVLEHSLRVALAQRDRHIGDEHLLLALTLRPGVPAEVLADHGVTYESLVRVLYGSGGEAKAG; encoded by the coding sequence ATGTTCGAGCGGTTCACCAAAGACGCCAGGGACGTGGTCAAGGGCGCTTACGCGTATGTGGAGGGGAGTGGTGAGGGCGGGCAGTGTGTGGGGCCGGAGCATCTGCTGCTGGCGCTGCTCGACCGGGAGGGCAGTCGGGGGTCCTTCGCGCTCGTCGCTCTCGGGCTCGACGGGCGCCGGGAGTCCGTGCGGGAAGCGCTGCGTGAGGCGCGGCGGCGGGCCGGGCTGACCCAGGCCGAGACCGATGCGCTGGCCGGGCTGGGGATCGACGTGGAGGAGATCGTCGCCCGGGTCGAGGAGGCGCACGGGGTCGGTGCCCTCGCCGGCGACCGTAAGGGCAGGAGGCGGTGGTCGGGGCGAACCTCCTTCGGCCGGGGTGCCAAGGAGGTGCTGGAGCACTCCCTGCGGGTCGCTCTCGCCCAGCGGGACCGGCACATCGGGGACGAGCACCTCCTGCTGGCCCTGACCCTGCGCCCCGGTGTGCCGGCCGAGGTCCTCGCCGACCACGGGGTGACGTACGAGTCCCTGGTGCGGGTGCTGTACGGCAGCGGTGGCGAGGCCAAGGCCGGGTGA
- a CDS encoding helix-turn-helix transcriptional regulator, translating into MPPVFAHGRLRLYLLKLLDEAPRHGYEVIRLLEERFQGLYAPSAGTVYPRLAKLEAEGLVTHTTEGGRKVYSITDAGRAELADRSGELADLELEIRESVAELAAEIQADVRGAAGDLRREMRAAATEARRDTGTRADGTSGAPYGDFSQYGDKEAWRIAKEEMRRARQEWKEQARRAKDESRRAREDAQRARRQAKEAQEQARVQAQEQVQRITRRVQEQVQDHFARGDWPTGLREGLSELVKEVGEFGKDYGKDFGKDLGFDWTGTGRSAPEPAPSESPEDFPAAYEPAWAHEDAADSTGDPARDLDRLLDRFRDDIRDAARDHGVTPDQLRDARRHLSTAAAHIGALLRTQKR; encoded by the coding sequence ATGCCCCCCGTCTTCGCCCACGGCCGCCTCCGCCTCTACCTGCTGAAGCTGCTGGACGAGGCCCCCCGCCACGGCTACGAGGTGATCCGCCTCCTCGAAGAGCGCTTCCAGGGCCTGTACGCACCATCGGCGGGCACGGTCTACCCGCGCCTGGCCAAGCTGGAGGCCGAGGGCCTGGTCACCCACACCACCGAGGGCGGCCGCAAGGTCTACTCGATCACGGACGCGGGCCGCGCCGAGCTGGCCGACCGCAGCGGCGAGCTGGCCGACCTGGAGCTGGAGATCCGGGAGTCGGTCGCGGAACTGGCCGCCGAGATCCAGGCCGACGTGCGCGGAGCAGCCGGCGACCTGCGCCGCGAGATGCGCGCCGCGGCGACCGAGGCCCGCCGGGACACCGGCACCAGGGCCGACGGCACGTCGGGCGCCCCCTACGGCGACTTCTCGCAGTACGGCGACAAGGAGGCCTGGCGCATCGCCAAGGAGGAGATGCGCCGCGCCCGGCAGGAGTGGAAGGAGCAGGCCCGGCGCGCCAAGGACGAGAGCCGCCGCGCCCGCGAGGACGCCCAGCGCGCCCGCCGCCAGGCGAAGGAGGCCCAGGAGCAGGCCCGGGTCCAGGCCCAGGAGCAGGTGCAGCGCATCACCCGCCGCGTCCAGGAGCAGGTGCAGGACCACTTCGCCCGCGGCGACTGGCCGACAGGCCTGCGCGAGGGTTTGAGCGAACTGGTCAAGGAGGTGGGCGAGTTCGGAAAGGACTACGGCAAGGACTTCGGCAAGGACCTCGGCTTCGACTGGACCGGCACCGGCAGGTCCGCTCCCGAGCCGGCACCTTCAGAGTCCCCGGAGGACTTCCCAGCCGCCTACGAACCGGCCTGGGCGCATGAGGACGCCGCAGACTCCACCGGCGACCCCGCCCGCGACCTCGACCGTCTGCTCGACCGCTTCCGGGACGACATCCGCGACGCGGCCCGCGACCATGGCGTCACCCCCGACCAGCTGCGCGACGCCCGCCGCCACCTGTCGACGGCGGCAGCCCACATAGGAGCGCTGCTGCGCACGCAGAAGAGGTAG
- a CDS encoding DUF4097 family beta strand repeat-containing protein — protein sequence MSEWSVTEPSKLTFDEPVSDLHVRLVNGTVNVVGTDEGSARLEISEIEGPPLVVTQQDGVLTVAYEDLPWKGFLKWLDRKGWRRSAVVSLAVPAGTRVEVGVVGAAAVISGIQGPSVVKGVTGDTTLVGLSGPVRADTVSGSLEAQDVTGDLRFNSVSGDLTVVQGSGPSVRAESVSGSMIVDLDPNGPTDVRLTSVSGEIAIRLPYPADAEVEANTASGSVSNAFDGLRVHGQWGAHKITGRLGAGTGKLRATTVSGSIALLRRPAGEDDPDDRQDIQAATGRASAAPGSGSQDGSGDNSGSGPGDAPTTSADGTTDKKVL from the coding sequence ATGTCCGAGTGGTCCGTCACGGAACCGAGCAAGCTCACCTTCGACGAGCCCGTCAGCGATCTGCACGTACGCCTCGTCAACGGAACGGTGAACGTGGTGGGGACCGACGAAGGTTCCGCCCGCCTGGAGATCTCCGAGATCGAGGGACCACCCCTGGTGGTGACGCAGCAGGACGGCGTCCTGACGGTGGCCTACGAGGACCTGCCCTGGAAGGGCTTCCTCAAGTGGCTGGACCGCAAGGGCTGGCGCCGCAGCGCCGTGGTCTCCCTGGCCGTCCCGGCCGGCACCCGCGTAGAGGTGGGCGTGGTCGGCGCGGCCGCCGTGATCTCCGGAATCCAGGGCCCGTCGGTGGTGAAGGGCGTCACCGGCGACACGACCCTCGTGGGCCTCTCCGGCCCGGTCCGCGCCGACACGGTCTCCGGCAGCCTGGAGGCCCAGGACGTGACCGGCGACCTGCGGTTCAACTCGGTCTCCGGCGACCTCACGGTGGTCCAGGGCTCCGGGCCGTCCGTGCGGGCGGAGTCGGTCAGCGGCTCGATGATCGTCGACCTCGACCCGAACGGGCCGACGGACGTCCGGCTGACCAGCGTCTCGGGCGAGATCGCGATCCGTCTGCCGTACCCGGCGGACGCGGAGGTCGAGGCCAACACGGCGAGCGGCTCCGTCTCCAACGCCTTCGACGGCCTGCGGGTGCACGGCCAGTGGGGCGCCCACAAGATCACGGGCCGTCTCGGCGCGGGCACCGGCAAACTGCGGGCCACCACCGTCTCCGGCTCGATCGCGCTGCTGCGCCGCCCGGCCGGAGAGGACGACCCCGACGACCGACAGGACATACAGGCCGCCACCGGCCGCGCGTCGGCAGCCCCGGGGAGCGGCAGCCAGGACGGCTCGGGAGACAATTCCGGTTCCGGCCCGGGCGATGCCCCCACCACCTCGGCCGACGGCACGACCGACAAGAAGGTGCTCTGA